Part of the Kamptonema formosum PCC 6407 genome, TGATTGGGACTATAACCAGTTATGAAGTCTGTAACCCTTGCTTCTTTTTGACTACTCTACCGGATAGGCTCTCCGTCTTTTATCGTAGCTAGAACCGGACAATCAATAGTGCTAACCCCTTTCCAGTTAAAGTTATTCTTATCCATAACAGTTGGAGATGTGACGTGCCTTTTTGTACCCTGGTCTAAAAGGTATATACGGTTTTTCAAAGGATGTCCGTTTTCTCCACAACGGACAAGTCTGTTATCATTTGTTATAGATGGTCCGGGTTCAATGACATCGGTTTCTAAATAATCTCGATGTTTGGGTACAAACAATCTTTGATATATACTCAGACCTGCGATATGGCGGAGCTGACCACGATCAACCCAGAAAATCCTACTATTACCCGGATTTCTAATTAGCAGACCGTTTAAATCTGGGCGATTACGTTGGAATGACTGAGCGTTAACACCTTTATAGAAAGTGCTTTCAGTTGTAGCAAGGAGGAGAACAGACGAGAGGAAAACTAATGTAATTAACTTGTTCATATTGACAAAGTGAAGTAATAGCTGTTGGCTATATCAATTCTGTATTATGGCTGACGCTCCAAATACACCCATCGATAATTTGGTAAGTAATTTAACTAACTTGATACTACTTATAATGTCAACTGATCGCTGCTTTGACAAGTCGGAAAAAAGCGGATAAAGTCGGAAAAAAACGGGTTATACTAAAATAATGTTGTATTCAGATATATTGATGGATAACCAAGATGTATTAAACTCTATTGATGAGCTAGTGTTTGCCAAGACTGGCAAACACCTCGATACCCTGCAAGTAGCAATCCTCAAGGGAGTCTTGAATAATCGGAAATACGCACAAATTGCGGAAGAATATCACTGTAGTCAGGGTCATGTGAGAGATGCTAGCTATGAGCTATGGCAGTTACTCTCAAGTGTACTGGGAGAAGACCTTAACAAATCAAACTTTCGCGCTACGGTAGAAAGATGGGGAGTAGCAAACTTCTCAAGTATGGGAAGTCCTGTACAAATTGGGCATATTAATTTTTGTACCAATCCCGCACAAGAATCTGAATCACTTTCGTCAGAACGATCGGAATCAGACCATAAAAGTGATAATGATGTCAAAGAATATCCAAATTATCAAAAACTTTTAGAAGAAGCCGAACGCAAAGCTAAGTTAGAAGCAGTTCCAAAATTGGTAAAACTGGGTTTGACAGTCGAACAAATTGCAGAATCTTTAGAACTGCCGTTAGCAGAAGTGCATCGGGTAATTCAGAATGGAAAATAGCCGTAAAAATAGTGAACAAGAGCGATCGCTTTCACCAACTCTTCACCCATCCCAGCGAATTAGAAGTATTTGCCTGACAGGGTGAGGAGCGATCGCACTCCTCAAACACGGTAAAATAATATCTAAACCTCTCAGGTAATTTCTTGACATAAATGCCAAATAATGAATCAGATAACTCAGCCTTAATTGCAGAACTTGAAGAAGCTGGCATTAAGCACACTCCTGAGAAAATTGTGCGAATTGCCAAAAGACTAGACGGTAGAATTATCTTTAATGGCTATATAGTCGGTGCAAATCCATCTTCACCATAATTTGAGGAGACTAGCTATGGCAATTAAGATTAAACTAATGGCAGATTATGCTTGCGACCCATTGTGGTGGTCAGGCGATGGTAGAGTGGGTAATATTGACCCCGGAACATTGCCGCTAAGTCCAGAAACTATTAGCCGTTTAGAAAAATGGGCAGATGCCAATGATGCAACTCTGAATAGGAATGATCCTGCTAACTCACCAGGTTTCCCTAGTAAAGAAGCTGAGGATACTTTTGAAGCAGAAGGCATCAGTTTGTGGAAGCAATTACGCCAAGAATTATCCCCTCATTATGAAGTGCTTTACTTTAGCGATCGCCTCGGTAAACTCTTTTCACATCCTAGTGAATTAGAGGTATTGGTATAAACCAAAAAAGAGCGATCGCCCCATTCCTTCAGTCATGCTATAATCAAACGAAATCTAACAGAGAATTAAACCAATGGAGACTCAAATAACCTTGAGTGAGGCGAGTGCTAAACTAACTCAACTCTGTGAGAAAGTAGTAGCGATCGCGATGTAGTCATCATTCAACGACCCGATGGTGAAAATGTCGCCTTAATTGCTGCTGACGAGTTAGACAGCTTGATGGAAACAGTACACTTACTGCGATCGCCAGCTAACGCTGTTCGCTTGTTAACGGAACTTCAACAAACCAAAACTAGAACTTTTAAACCTCAAAACGTAAATGAACTGCGTCAGGAGTTAGGAGTTGACACAGCAGAAAGCTAGATATCACTACGAAGCATGACAGTTAATGACAACCAATGAATCAGAAAAGTCCGCTTTAATTGCCGAACTTCAGGAAGCTGGTATCAAACATACCCCAGAGCATATTATTCGGATTGCTAGACAAGCAGATGGCAAAATTGTTTTTTTGGAAACCGGAGATAAGCAACGAGGGTTAGAGCATATTTTGGAAAAAGCCGAGCAGTTTGCTAATATCTGAATTGAGCGCCATGATATTATAGATGCAGTAATATTAGCATTAACAGAAGGAACAATAGTCGGTCAGCAAGGAACTACTAACGCTAGACCTAGACCTATTTATCAATTTACTTTTAAAGGTGAAACTAAATATCTATCAGTCACAGTCGGAAGTAACGGATATATTGTCGGTGCAAATCCAAGAACTAAAGTTAGATAATTACTGGTGAGGTTAAACATTTATGTCAAAAAAAATTAGACTAATGGCAGATTATGGTTGCGATCCCTTGTGGTGGAATGAACCTGATGAAGTAGGCGATATCGATCCTGCTCAATTTGCTCTACATCCAGAAACAATTAATCGCTTGTATAACTGGGCTCAAGCTTATGATGCTAGATTAAACTGGGACGATCCAGGTAACTCTCCTGATTTAACTCCAGAAAAATCAGAAGCTTTTGAAGCAGAAGGCATCAGTTTGTGGAAGCAATTACGCCAAGAATTATCACCACATTATGAAGTGCTTTACTTTAGCGATCGCCTCGGTAAACTCCTATCCCATCCCAGCGAATTAGAAGTATTGGTATAAACTGAAAAAGAGGTGAGTTACCACAGGAGAGCAATGCTAACGGCCGTTTTAGTTATCAACCTACTAATATCCCTCCTCTGCTTTTACATCGCTTGGAAAGCATGGCAAATGAAACAAGTGCTCGATCGCGTCGAAAGGACAGTCACCATAATGGAGAAGAACACCTATAACTTCCTCACCCGAACACCCGATTTTCTAGCCAAAGGCGAGAAAAGTTCTCGCCAACTCCGAAAGCAGTACCGACAACTAGAAGCACAAATCCAACAACTCCAGCAAATTTTGGGATTACTGACTTTGGGAGGTAGACTTTGGCGGCGACGCTCTGTCCGTTTCAGGTAAACTTCGTTAAAAAGTAAGTAAATCGCGCTAAGATTTTCGCCTAAGCCCCCGCCAACAAAGCCACTGGGCAATCTCACCATATCTTAAGAAATAGCACCCAGGGCATATTTTTCCTCTCACAAGTCGTTGCGAATTGGCTTTCCCCCCTAAAATTGATATATGAGTAAGAATTATAGAAATGTCAAATAAACGTCCTGGATTATTTGTAGGTGGGCTGGTAGTCGGCTCCGCCATTGGTACCGCCATCGGTTTACTCATCGCTCCGCGATCGGGCAAACAAACACGCCAACTATTGAAAAAATCTGCCGATGCACTCCCGGAGTTAGCAGAAGATTTATCCACCAGCGTCCAAATCCAAGCCGATCGCCTCTCAGAATCCGCACTGCGAAACTGGGAAGAAACCTTAGCAAGACTCAAAGAAGCGATCGCCGCCGGTATCGAAGCCTCTCGTGGCGATCGCCAAACCCTATCCCAAGTAGAAGCTGACAACAACCGCGAATCTCGCCTTCCCCCCCGCGATCCGGCCAAACGCTTCCTCTAACAGCCGAATTCTCCGCTGTCGCCATCTCCACCCCAACATTCCCTCCTATCCTTTTGCTGTAGGTGAGTTCCCGTGACTGACCCCGTGTTTTGGCTAGCACTGTCCATTTTCTTAGTTGCAGTCAGCCTTACTGCTGTCTTAATAGCTCTCCTACCCGCCGTACAAGCACTAGGGCGAGCCGCCCGCAGCGTGGAAAAATTAGCCGACACCCTCTCTCGCGAATTTCCCCCCACCCTAGAAGCCATCCGCTTAACTGGGATCGAAATCAGCGAACTCACAGAGGATGTTAGCGAAGGCGTTCAAAGTGCAGGAGAAGTTGTCAAGCAAGTCGATCAAAGCATTGGCAGTGCCAAAAAGCAAGCCCAAAAAGTACAAATTACCACTCGCAATGTCTTGACTGGTATCCAAGTTGCTTGGAAAACATTAACTCGCAAGCCAGCAACTAGCGATCGCCGATTAGAACGCCTCTCCCCCAGCCAAAGAAATCCCCTCTCTCTTGGCAATTCCACTCTAGATGACAACTACTTAGAAGAATATACCTCCAGCCGGGAAGCCTTAAATACCTACAACAGCCGTGAAATTCAGGGCGAATCCCCCCGCCCGCGCCCCAACAAGGCTTCTCACCTAGAACCTAGTCCTGAAGAATTGGAGTAATAGGGATTATATACTCTGTTCTTAAATTTGTAATTGTTTAATTTGTAATTGTTTGTAATTTTTAATTTGTAATTTTTAATTATAGCAACCGCCAATGGGGTTAGGAAGTTCTGAATTCAGATTCTATTCCATTCTTCCCTTTCTTCCCCTTCTTCCCATTCTTCCCTTTCTTCCCCTTCTTCCCCTAGTCCCTAGCCCCTAGCCCTTAGCCCCTGAAAGCGGTTGCTATATCTCCGGCCATCCCAGACGAGTTGGCTGCTCATAAACCCGCTTCAAAGTATTAATATCTCTCACAGAAATTGGCGGGGGGGTTCTCACCTGAGCAAAATACATGACATCAGTATCGACAGGACTATGGCCCCAAATTCCCAACCCATGACCGAACTCATGACGCGCCACAGCAGCGATATATTTCCCTGTTTGACTCGGATTTAACCAGATAGTACAACGATGAGATAAAATACCTCTCTCCCCCTGTTTACTAACATATAACTCATAGCGAGTTTCACCCGAGCGCGCCCGTAATTGTCCCTGTCGTAGAGGTGGAGACTCGTGTAAAATCCTAATATCAGCTTTTTCTAATTTATCTACCACTTCCAACGGCAAATAGACTCCCCATTCTAGTACAGCATTCAACACAGTTTTACTCCATGATTGAGAGCTATTGTTATCAGTAACCTGCTCTACATATACCTTAATTGGAAACTGCGACCACACCAAATAACCAAATTCTAAGGTCTTAACTTCGTTAAAATAATCGCTGCTATCTGTTGAATCTTTCCAATTAGTTAGCGTTGCAGGTAAAGGATGAATTTGTGGTGAAGGGAGCCGATCGTTTAGAGTATTCAGGCTAGCAGCATCACTTTGAAGCTGACTAATAATTATTATAATAAAAGTACAAAAAGCTACAACTGAAACGGTCAAAAACTGATGTTTTAAATAAGTCAACATAAACAAACTAGCATAACTAATTAAGTAGACGGGCGATTTAAATCGCGGCTACACGAACAAAGTCCGCCTTCGCGGACTATTAAGAAAAAGACGGGCGATTGAAATCGCGGCTATACAAACAAAGTCCGCCTTCGCGGACTATTAAGAAAAAGAAGATACTAAATCTAGCTTAAATACTCCCTTTATCTCCTAGTCCGCGAAGGCGGACTTCGTTCGTGTAGTAGCGATTTCAATCGCCGAACCATCAACCCCGAATAATAAAGAGGATACCTACTTTGGAGCTAACCAACCAGCACTCAAAATCAGTGTTAAACCCAGAAAAACAATAGATAAACCCCAGGTAATCCGGTTGATAGCTGTTTCTGCGCTCTTGGTACTGGTAAACAATTGAGCTTGTCCCCCAATTCCTCCAATGCCATCGCCTTTAGGACTATGCAACAGCACAAAAACGATAATTCCGACAGCAGATAAAGACCAGATAATTTGTAAAACTTGAACAATAGTCATGGTAATTGGTAATTGGTAATTGATGACTGTTATGGCAACCGCCAGGGCGGTTAGGGGCTAGGGGCTAGGGGCTAGGGGCTAGGGGAAGAGGGAAAGAGAGTCAATGGTTTGGGCTATGAGCGATTTTCCTAACTGACAAAGCGGTTGCTATAACTGTTAACTGTTAACTGTTAAGATTCCTACAACCGTACTCGCACGGGAGTACGATTGGCTCGGACTTCAAAATCGGCGGCTTCAACCATCGATTTACCTGTCATTTCTGGGGGTTGAGGTAATTTCAAAATCTCCAGAATTGTCGGCGCAATGTCAGCTAAACAGCCGTCAGCCCTCAGAGGAACATCAGTTGCGTGTGCGGGAATTTTTAACTTTTCCCCTTCTACAAGGATAAAGGGTACTGGGTTAGTTGTGTGAGCTGTCCAGGGATTGCCGTTTTCATCCCACATCAACTCAGCGTTACCATGATCGGCAATAATAATCGCTGTACCGCCAGCTTTATTGATACTTTCCAACAGGCGGCCCAAACATTTATCTACAGTTTCGATCGCAGTCACAGTTGCTTCCATAATTCCCGTATGACCTACCATGTCCGGGTTAGCATAGTTAATCACCATTAGCGAATAAATCTGCTTTTCGATCGCTGCGATCGCCACATCAGTTAGCTCATAGGCAGACATTTCCGGTGCGAGGTCATAAGTTGGTACCATCGGACTTTGTACCAACTCCCGATCCTCCCCTTCAAAAGGCTCCTCTAAACCCCCATTAAAAAAATAAGTTACGTGAGCATACTTTTCAGTTTCCGCCGCCCGAAACTGCTTCAAACCACGAGCCGCGATCGCACCGCCTAAAATATTATTCAAATTCTGCGGTTCAAAAGCTACCAACACCGGCAACTTAGGGTCATACTGCGTGAACGTCGCCAAAGTTAGGGGTTGAATTTGCTGTCTTTCAAACCCTGTAAAATTAGGATCTACCAAAGCCTGTGTGAGTTCTCTAGCCCTGTCTGGGCGGAAATTGAAGAAAATTATCCCATCTCCAGATTCTACTGCCCCCGGCGCGATTCGAGTGGGAATCACAAACTCATCCGTCACCCCTTCAGAATAGGAAGTCCTCAATAACTCCACAGCCGAACGCCCATCACCAGGCCCAACCCCTACCATCACATCGTAAGCCAGCTTAACTCGATCCCAGCGCTTATCGCGATCCATCCCATAGTAGCGACCGCTGACCGTCACAATCCGGCCTACACCGACTTGATTGATATAACTTTCAATCTTTCCTAGAGCTTCAATTCCCTCTTTCGGATTAGT contains:
- a CDS encoding type II toxin-antitoxin system Phd/YefM family antitoxin; amino-acid sequence: MAADELDSLMETVHLLRSPANAVRLLTELQQTKTRTFKPQNVNELRQELGVDTAES
- a CDS encoding YtxH domain-containing protein; the protein is MSNKRPGLFVGGLVVGSAIGTAIGLLIAPRSGKQTRQLLKKSADALPELAEDLSTSVQIQADRLSESALRNWEETLARLKEAIAAGIEASRGDRQTLSQVEADNNRESRLPPRDPAKRFL
- a CDS encoding matrixin family metalloprotease, whose amino-acid sequence is MLTYLKHQFLTVSVVAFCTFIIIIISQLQSDAASLNTLNDRLPSPQIHPLPATLTNWKDSTDSSDYFNEVKTLEFGYLVWSQFPIKVYVEQVTDNNSSQSWSKTVLNAVLEWGVYLPLEVVDKLEKADIRILHESPPLRQGQLRARSGETRYELYVSKQGERGILSHRCTIWLNPSQTGKYIAAVARHEFGHGLGIWGHSPVDTDVMYFAQVRTPPPISVRDINTLKRVYEQPTRLGWPEI
- the secG gene encoding preprotein translocase subunit SecG, which gives rise to MTIVQVLQIIWSLSAVGIIVFVLLHSPKGDGIGGIGGQAQLFTSTKSAETAINRITWGLSIVFLGLTLILSAGWLAPK
- the gpmI gene encoding 2,3-bisphosphoglycerate-independent phosphoglycerate mutase, whose product is MGQTSVSPVALIILDGWGYREETDGNAIAAAKTPVMDSLWAAYPRTLIRTAGRAVGLPEGQMGNSEVGHLNIGAGRVVPQELVRISDAVEDGSLLSNPALVKVCSDVRDRNSKLHLIGLCSEGGVHSHLDHIFGLIDLAKAQGISDLCIHAIADGRDTNPKEGIEALGKIESYINQVGVGRIVTVSGRYYGMDRDKRWDRVKLAYDVMVGVGPGDGRSAVELLRTSYSEGVTDEFVIPTRIAPGAVESGDGIIFFNFRPDRARELTQALVDPNFTGFERQQIQPLTLATFTQYDPKLPVLVAFEPQNLNNILGGAIAARGLKQFRAAETEKYAHVTYFFNGGLEEPFEGEDRELVQSPMVPTYDLAPEMSAYELTDVAIAAIEKQIYSLMVINYANPDMVGHTGIMEATVTAIETVDKCLGRLLESINKAGGTAIIIADHGNAELMWDENGNPWTAHTTNPVPFILVEGEKLKIPAHATDVPLRADGCLADIAPTILEILKLPQPPEMTGKSMVEAADFEVRANRTPVRVRL